In the genome of Myxococcales bacterium, the window TGCCTGGACCAGGCAGAGCCCGAGGCCTTCATCGGCGTGCCGGCTGCCCATGCCGCGCGGGTCGTGTTCGGATGGGGACGACGTACGATCCGAACCCACGTGACCGTCGGACGGCGCTGGTTCTGGGGCGGGACGACGCTTGCACAAATTCGACTTGCGCCCCTCGCCACCGAGGCAGAGCCCGTCGCCGATACCAAACCCGATGAGGTGGCCGCAATCCTGTTTACCAGCGGCAGCACCGGCTTGCCCAAGGGCGTTGTCTACCGACACGAAAACTTCGCGGCCCAAGTCGAAGCCATCCGCAACCTCTCCGCGATCGAAAAGGATGAAGTCGACCTGCCGACCTTTCCGCTGTTTGCGCTGTTTGATCCCGCCTTCGGCATGCGGGCCGTGATCCCCGAGATGGACCCGACCCGGCCCGCGGACGTCGACCCCCGGCGCATCGCCGAGGCGGTCGAAGCGTTCAAGGTCACCAACATGTTCGCCTCCCCTGCTCTGCTCGACACTGTGGGTCGATACGGCCAAAAGCACGGAATTCGCTTGGCGACACTCAAGCGCGTCATCTCTGCCGGTGCCCCCATGCCCGCCGACGTGATGCAGCGTTTCCTCGACATGCTGCCGAAGGACGCGGAAATCCTGACGCCCTATGGCGCGACGGAGTGTCTGCCGGTGTCGTGCATTTCGAGCCGACAGGTCCTCGGTGGTACCGCTGTCGCGACGGCTGCGGGCGCGGGGGTGTGCGTCGGCGCGCCGGTCCCCTCGATCGAGGTTCGCATCATTCGCATCGACGATGGACCGATCGAGCGCTGGTGTGACGACTGGGTACTCGAGCCCGGTGAGATTGGAGAAATTACCGTGCGCGGCCCCCAGACGACCCGGGCATACTACAACCGTCCCGAGGCAACGGCGCTCGCAAAGATTCAGGACCCGGACGGAAGCTTGTGGCACCGCATGGGCGACGTGGGTTACCTCGACAGCGAGGGGTTGCTGTGGTTCTGCGGTCGCAAAGCGCACCGCGTCCAGACGACCCGCGGTGTTCTTTTTACCATCCCCTGCGAAGCCGTGTTCAACGCCCATCCCCGGGTGCGCCGTACGGCCCTGGTGGGCATTTCAAATGGCGCCCACGCCCTGCCCGTCTTGTGCGTCGAGAAGATCAAAGGGAAAGACGTTCCCCCCGAAGCCGAATTGATCGACGAGCTGATCGAGCTTGGCGCGGCGTACGAACACACCCGCGGCATTCGTCAGTTCCTGTTTCATCGAAGCTTTCCGGTCGACGCGCGACACAATGCAAAGATCGGACGTGAGAAGCTCGCGGTTTGGGCAAGCAAACACCTCGACCCTGCGAGCCTTTCGGCGTGAAGGCTCTGGTAACCGGCGGCGGCGGCTTTCTGGGCAAGGCCATCGTGACCAAGCTGCTCGAACGAGGCGATACGGTGCGGAGTCTTGGGCGCGGGGACTACCCCGAGTTGACCGCCCGAGGCGTCGAGACGCTGCGCGGTGACCTGGCCGATGCGGAGGTCGTAATGCGCGCCGTAGAAGGATGCGACACGGTCTTCCACGTAGCGGGGAAATCCGGCATGTGGGGGCCCGAGGAAGAATATCGGCTGACCAATCTCGTCGGGACCGACAACGTCATTTGCGCCTGTAGAAAACACGCCGTTCCGCGGCTCGTGTACACCAGCACGCCCAGCGTCGTGCACTCGGGAGGCGACATCGAAGGCGCAGACGAATCTCTGCCCTACGCCGAACACTTCGAAAGTCCGTACCCCGCCACCAAAGCAGCTGCCGAACGGCTCGTGCTCGCGGCCAACAGCGATCAGCTCGCGACCGTCGCAATACGACCCCACTTGATCTGGGGTCCGGGGGACAATCAACTGATCCCGCGCTTGCTCGAGCGCGCGCGATCGGGCCGGATGCGATACATCGGCAGCGAAGACAAGCTCATCGACACGGTGTACGTGGACAACGCCGCCGAAGCGCACGTGGCCGCCGGCGATCGACTCGCGCCGGGATCCGCCTGTGCGGGCAAGGCGTACTTCATCAGCCAGGGCGATCCGCGACCCGCCAGCGAGATCACCAACGCGATTCTCGCCGCGGCGGGCCTTCCACCCGTGACCCGGCGATTGCCCATTTGGCTCGCCTACACAATCGGCGCAATCGCCGAAGCGACTTACCGACTGCTGCGCATCGACGCGGAGCCGCCGCTGACGCGCTTCATCGCACAGCAGATGTCGACAGCCCACTGGTATGACATCAGCGCCGCGCGCCGCGACCTGGGATACGAACCTCGCATCAGCATCGAAGAGGGACTCGAAAAATTGCACCGTCACTTCGAGGGACTCGCGCGGTAGCACCTTCCAATGGTGGAGCCGAACTCCACCAAACCAAAATGATTCCAGTCCTCTTCGCTCAGGGCTGGTCGAAGAGGACCTCGTACAGCTTCTGGATTTCTCCCTGCTGAATGTCCTTCTTGATCGCGTCCGTGTTGCGCGAGAGCCACTGGTGCATTGGATCGGAAAGCACCTCGTCGATCTTTGCATTCACATCCGGATCTCCGAAGGCGCGCGCCGCCGGGATGAAGTGAAAGTAGAAGGACTGGATGACTTCGTACATGCCGTGCCACCAGGTGTAGTCTGGCGCCATCTTCGATGCACCGTGGCGTGCGGTTCGGCCTTC includes:
- a CDS encoding AMP-binding protein, which codes for MNIASFVVERAKETPHAPAVSYPEGRGRDGVTRYVHYTYQQLNLESDRIARGLDALGIGRGVRTALLVRPSLEFFALTLAIFRLGAVPIVVDPGIGLRNLKACLDQAEPEAFIGVPAAHAARVVFGWGRRTIRTHVTVGRRWFWGGTTLAQIRLAPLATEAEPVADTKPDEVAAILFTSGSTGLPKGVVYRHENFAAQVEAIRNLSAIEKDEVDLPTFPLFALFDPAFGMRAVIPEMDPTRPADVDPRRIAEAVEAFKVTNMFASPALLDTVGRYGQKHGIRLATLKRVISAGAPMPADVMQRFLDMLPKDAEILTPYGATECLPVSCISSRQVLGGTAVATAAGAGVCVGAPVPSIEVRIIRIDDGPIERWCDDWVLEPGEIGEITVRGPQTTRAYYNRPEATALAKIQDPDGSLWHRMGDVGYLDSEGLLWFCGRKAHRVQTTRGVLFTIPCEAVFNAHPRVRRTALVGISNGAHALPVLCVEKIKGKDVPPEAELIDELIELGAAYEHTRGIRQFLFHRSFPVDARHNAKIGREKLAVWASKHLDPASLSA
- a CDS encoding NAD-dependent epimerase/dehydratase family protein; this translates as MKALVTGGGGFLGKAIVTKLLERGDTVRSLGRGDYPELTARGVETLRGDLADAEVVMRAVEGCDTVFHVAGKSGMWGPEEEYRLTNLVGTDNVICACRKHAVPRLVYTSTPSVVHSGGDIEGADESLPYAEHFESPYPATKAAAERLVLAANSDQLATVAIRPHLIWGPGDNQLIPRLLERARSGRMRYIGSEDKLIDTVYVDNAAEAHVAAGDRLAPGSACAGKAYFISQGDPRPASEITNAILAAAGLPPVTRRLPIWLAYTIGAIAEATYRLLRIDAEPPLTRFIAQQMSTAHWYDISAARRDLGYEPRISIEEGLEKLHRHFEGLAR